A window of Candidatus Coatesbacteria bacterium genomic DNA:
CGAGCTCGGCCGGGGTGTAATCGATACCCCGGGCGTAGGCCTCGCTGAGCCAGAGGGAGTCGTCCCGGGTGACGGCGCGCAGGTCGAGGGCCTCGTCGTCCCTGTAACCGTACATGTCGAGGTTGAGCACACCGCCGACGGAGCCCTCCTGCACCAGCTCGGCGACGTAGTAGCTGGAGCCGATCAGGCCCTGCTCCTCGCCGGAGAACAGGGCCAACCGCACCGGGGTGCGGAAGCGTTCCCCGGCCAAGACCCGGGCGGCCTCCAGGCAGGCGACGACGCCGCTGCCGTTGTCATCGGCCCCGGGGGCGTTGTTGAAGGGGTCCTCGGAGATGCTGTCGTAGTGGGCGGTCAGCAGCAGGGCGGGCTCGTCGGTCCCGGCGGCGTCGACGTGCAGATCGCAGATCACGTTGCGCCACTCCAGGGCCTCCTCGGTCTCGACTTCGCCGCCGTCGAGGGTCGCGCCGCCGTCGGCGGAGTAGTAGGCGAAGGGGGGCTCACCGCCGCAGAGCCACAGCTCGTCGGCGTTGAGGATGTCGAGGGCCAGGAAGCGGTCGCTGTCGGCGCTTTGGATAGCGCTCCAGCTCGCCCCGCCGTCTTCGGTGAGGAAGAGGTGGCGGTTGTCGCCGACGGCCCAGCCCGTCAGGGCGTCGGCGAACTCGACCTCGTAGACGAACAGGCTGAAATCGAGCGCGCCCGCGCTCCAGGTCGCCCCGCCGTCGTCGGAGTAGACCACGCTGCCCCGGGCGCCGACGGCGCAGATGTCGCCGCCGGGCAGAACATCGACGTCGAGCAGGTCCTCGCCGGCGCCGGTGTCGACGACCGCCCAGCTCGCGCCGCCGTCGCTGGAGAGGGCGACGAGGCCGGCGTCCCCGGCGGCGGCGATGAAAGCACCCTCGGCGTCCAGGCCGTCCAAGACGATCTCCCGGTCGAGCTCGACGGCGCTCCAGCTCCAGCCGCCGTCCGTGGTGGTGGAGAGGAATCCGTTGCCACAGGCCCAGCCGCGCTGTTCATCGACGAAGGCCAGCCCCCGGGCCGTCCCCGACCAACCCGTCGTCCTTATCTCCCAGGTGTCTCCGCCGTCGAGGGTGATCAACACCTCGTCGTAGGCTCCGGCCCAGCCGTGGTCGTCGTCGAGGAAGAACACGGAGCGGATGTAGCGTCCGGCGGTCTGGGGGCACATCCGCCAGGTCGAACCGCCGTCCTCGGTCTCGACCACGGTCAGACCGCAGGCGAAGGCGTGGTCGCTCGACGGGACGCTGAGGTCCCAGAGGCAGACCGTCCCGGCGCCGCTGAGATCGTACTCGTGGAAGCCCGGCTGATAGCCGAATTCGGCCAGCGCCGTGCAGAGCAGCTCGGCGGCCTCGTCACACCCCGCGGTGTAGGAGAAGCGCGTCGGGATCTGCGTCAGCTCCTCCAGGGCGTCGCGATAGCTGTCCTCGGTGATGCGGGCCAGCAGCGCCGGTTCGACGACCCCGCCGCCGAAGGGCTGCGGGGATTCGCTCTGCGCCGGCCCGGGCGGTCGGGTTTCGATCGGGCTGGGGTGGAGGAGGGCGAGTTCGCCGCCGGGGTGGCCGTTCAGGGGTCCTTCGGCGACCAACAGCGTCTTGTCCCCGGCCCGCCAGAGGACCTCGCCCTCGACGGGCGGATCGCCGTAGCAGAGGTAGTACCAGCCGTCGCCGTCGAAGTCGGCCAGGCCGACGGCGCCGGGCGGAGCTTCACCGGCGCCCAGCCAGCCCTGAGCCAGGGGTACGCTGAAACGGGCCGTCGATGGGTAGTCGGCGGATAAGTAAACGGTCGGGGATGCCAGGCCCCCGACCGCGAAGACGATCATCAACAAGCTGACAGCGGCGCGCATCGCGCCTCCCTGATTGGGCCGGACCGGCGGCGTCACGCTAGCGGTAAACGTACTCCAGGATGCGGTTGTATTCGGCGTCGGCGGTTCCGACGACCAGGTACAGACCGGTGAGGAAATCGTCCCGGGCCAGCTCGGCGGCCGGGAACTCGGCCTGGATCTCGACCTCGTTGGACGAGTTGATCACGGCCTTGACCAGATAGTTCTCCAGGCCGATGGCCAACAGCTCGTCCTTGAGGGCGTCGAGATCGCCGTGGGACTGGCTGGGGATGGTGACCACGGAGCACTGGAAGCAGACGAAGTCCTGCTGGGTGTAGATAATCACCGGGATGGCGGCCATGTTCTCGCCGGTGGCGCTGAGGTACCAGGTGTCGGGCTCGTCATCGTAGGTGACGAACTCGTAACCCTCCTCGGTCAGCCAGGCGTCGATGTCCGCGGCGGATTGGGCCGCGGCGCCCCCGGCGCCGAGAAGCAGCGCCAGTGTCGCCAGGATTGCCGGGAATGCCTTGTCGGGGCCGCGCCGTTTCATCGTTACTCTCCCCGGGCTAGTCGCCCTCGGTTTCGCCGGGAGGCTGGGCGCCCTCGACGGCCGGACGGGCTCC
This region includes:
- a CDS encoding M20/M25/M40 family metallo-hydrolase: MRAAVSLLMIVFAVGGLASPTVYLSADYPSTARFSVPLAQGWLGAGEAPPGAVGLADFDGDGWYYLCYGDPPVEGEVLWRAGDKTLLVAEGPLNGHPGGELALLHPSPIETRPPGPAQSESPQPFGGGVVEPALLARITEDSYRDALEELTQIPTRFSYTAGCDEAAELLCTALAEFGYQPGFHEYDLSGAGTVCLWDLSVPSSDHAFACGLTVVETEDGGSTWRMCPQTAGRYIRSVFFLDDDHGWAGAYDEVLITLDGGDTWEIRTTGWSGTARGLAFVDEQRGWACGNGFLSTTTDGGWSWSAVELDREIVLDGLDAEGAFIAAAGDAGLVALSSDGGASWAVVDTGAGEDLLDVDVLPGGDICAVGARGSVVYSDDGGATWSAGALDFSLFVYEVEFADALTGWAVGDNRHLFLTEDGGASWSAIQSADSDRFLALDILNADELWLCGGEPPFAYYSADGGATLDGGEVETEEALEWRNVICDLHVDAAGTDEPALLLTAHYDSISEDPFNNAPGADDNGSGVVACLEAARVLAGERFRTPVRLALFSGEEQGLIGSSYYVAELVQEGSVGGVLNLDMYGYRDDEALDLRAVTRDDSLWLSEAYARGIDYTPAELVEYNDPGYYRSDHASFWRAGVPAIQIGENAGTEWNPYYHTTEDTIDKLDLVQCVAGARAAAATVLDLVPRVGAGSVLENVYAYPTPFRPAVGHQRLTFCNLPAGTELTVYDLTGARVYRADGLEGTHRWGAVNDAGRALASGVYLYVVSAGGESRSGKLTVIR